Proteins encoded in a region of the Melissococcus plutonius ATCC 35311 genome:
- a CDS encoding ATP-binding cassette domain-containing protein, whose translation MIECVKVHKRFKQSEILKGINLNVKNGNITALIGKNGAGKSTLIGAILGYFKIESGEIKRKSISVMPDADSLYTDITRS comes from the coding sequence ATGATTGAATGTGTTAAAGTACATAAAAGATTTAAACAGAGTGAAATTTTAAAAGGAATTAATCTAAATGTTAAAAATGGTAATATAACTGCATTGATAGGAAAAAATGGGGCAGGAAAATCGACTCTTATTGGAGCAATTCTCGGATATTTCAAAATAGAATCTGGTGAAATTAAAAGAAAATCAATTTCGGTTATGCCGGATGCAGATTCTTTATATACAGATATTACAAGGTCATGA
- the pepG1 gene encoding type I toxin-antitoxin system toxin PepG1, with the protein MKVSAKIDERRSLLSAFETIQTILGFGMFTITLISLVVNLLKNDNKK; encoded by the coding sequence ATGAAAGTAAGTGCTAAAATCGATGAAAGGAGAAGCCTGTTGTCTGCATTTGAAACAATTCAGACCATTTTAGGCTTTGGTATGTTTACCATTACTTTAATTAGTTTGGTTGTGAATTTGCTTAAAAATGACAATAAAAAATAA
- a CDS encoding SAP domain-containing protein, which yields MLEMSIEEFEKHYWYKIELKEICQEYQLPIYGTKYELSEYIIRLLKGESTNKIKPIRKKNRRGLPAYQITPKTKILESSFSLNNQSRQFFCSYYGVEKFSFKKSMGIKMREIEAQQDTNATVQDLIDVYEQKTVDLSKNKEEQTYQWNNFVRDFSNDSLAKDYHSPMKVAAYLWKEVKDSDQEKKYSHDLLITHQKEISRYLKSMKDK from the coding sequence ATGCTAGAAATGAGTATTGAAGAATTTGAAAAGCATTATTGGTATAAAATAGAATTGAAAGAAATTTGTCAGGAATATCAATTGCCAATCTATGGGACAAAATATGAATTATCCGAATATATCATTCGATTATTAAAAGGCGAATCTACTAATAAAATTAAACCAATCAGAAAAAAGAATCGACGAGGATTGCCAGCATATCAAATAACGCCAAAAACAAAAATTTTAGAATCAAGCTTTAGTTTAAACAATCAATCACGTCAATTTTTTTGTTCTTATTATGGTGTGGAGAAATTTTCTTTTAAAAAATCAATGGGTATTAAGATGCGTGAAATTGAAGCTCAACAAGACACTAATGCGACAGTACAGGATTTAATTGACGTTTATGAACAAAAAACAGTTGACTTATCTAAAAATAAAGAAGAGCAAACCTATCAGTGGAATAACTTTGTCAGAGATTTCAGCAATGATAGTCTAGCAAAAGATTATCACTCACCAATGAAAGTCGCTGCATATTTATGGAAAGAGGTAAAAGATTCTGATCAAGAGAAAAAATATAGCCATGACTTACTAATCACCCATCAAAAAGAAATAAGTCGGTATCTGAAAAGTATGAAAGATAAATAG
- a CDS encoding choline-binding protein produces MIFLKKICLGNIWVKMLASVVILFSLMGTSAAYAAYWTVSQEKVAAGGAWSTFGSPNTKQSSSNQASFNGDALPNSFGYNVWLINSNAGRRSDTVGLYKNSTSYAGNNSGLAGYSYYADVRSKSYEPNDSVVTLHFSANRK; encoded by the coding sequence GTGATTTTTTTGAAAAAGATTTGTTTAGGTAATATTTGGGTTAAAATGTTGGCTAGTGTCGTAATCCTATTCTCATTAATGGGGACATCAGCTGCTTATGCTGCCTATTGGACAGTTTCACAAGAGAAGGTAGCTGCTGGTGGAGCATGGAGTACCTTTGGGTCTCCTAATACAAAACAAAGCAGTTCTAATCAGGCATCCTTTAATGGTGATGCTTTGCCAAATTCATTTGGATATAATGTTTGGCTAATTAATTCTAATGCAGGTAGACGTTCAGATACAGTTGGGTTGTATAAAAATTCAACTAGTTATGCTGGTAACAATAGTGGGTTAGCTGGTTATAGTTATTATGCAGACGTTCGTTCAAAGTCTTATGAACCGAATGATAGTGTTGTTACTTTACATTTTAGTGCAAATCGTAAATAA
- a CDS encoding HAAS domain-containing protein: MKKVNYMSLLGVIMFNLILGIALWFSILGILLSFWVIMVAFTLSPLIFIAVILVKFQKFAYSQLTLSFLLMVVGVILYSFVKKSTKIIVNFGKKYLEYNQKMIFS; encoded by the coding sequence ATGAAAAAAGTAAATTATATGTCGTTGTTGGGTGTTATAATGTTTAATCTGATTTTAGGAATTGCTTTATGGTTTTCTATTTTAGGAATACTGCTATCGTTTTGGGTTATTATGGTAGCCTTTACATTATCTCCATTGATTTTTATTGCCGTTATTTTGGTTAAATTCCAAAAATTTGCGTACTCCCAGCTTACATTAAGTTTTCTTTTAATGGTAGTAGGAGTTATTTTATATTCATTTGTAAAAAAGAGTACAAAAATAATAGTGAATTTTGGAAAGAAATATTTAGAATACAACCAAAAAATGATTTTCAGCTAA
- a CDS encoding ABC transporter ATP-binding protein, with amino-acid sequence MNIKLWKHFKKHFSIYIGIGIIVSLLNAINIFYFQKLLDTFNNGLDIKSILVYGFAVVLVPILAYLEQSPKIQLQNSIFFYLKEKALTKISKIYYPEYLKTGSGILLQKIEAGSNAGRDINLNFYGRLFRELLPETLFNLFFIGVINIKFVPIILFGYIFIFIVTKYLLNILKKIKEDSLIFEEVMNSILIRGITEMVTFRINKRYKKEISNYKQMANATTHNLTKMTMIHEFFFGFFALLVAIIKLLIVILAFTNIITISLGGIVALVTYADRIYTPIAIFNVIFVQYNLDKVSYHRLQDFYETQEDNALFIKGKTVRKIQTIHIENLSLTIQNKQLLNSINLNLESNKVYGLIGKSGAGKSTLVKIILGLFKPTQGKVLVNHESLSSYNLNDYYDHIFYLSQESPIFQGTLKENIIFDKDIPDTNIIAVLKKCQLTHFYHSLEEGLYTQIGEKGANISGGEKQRIAFARMFFSDAEVIIIDEATSALDENTEAKILAEIKKLFKNKIVLMIIHRPKNLAFVDEIIELKN; translated from the coding sequence ATGAATATTAAATTATGGAAACACTTTAAAAAGCATTTTTCAATCTATATCGGAATTGGTATTATCGTTTCACTACTAAATGCAATTAATATTTTTTATTTTCAAAAGCTATTAGATACTTTTAATAACGGATTAGATATTAAAAGTATCTTAGTCTATGGCTTTGCTGTCGTTCTTGTTCCAATATTGGCATATTTAGAGCAAAGTCCAAAGATTCAGCTTCAGAATAGTATTTTCTTTTATTTAAAAGAAAAAGCTTTAACTAAAATTAGTAAGATTTATTATCCAGAATATCTAAAAACAGGTTCTGGAATACTATTACAAAAAATTGAGGCGGGTTCAAATGCAGGTAGGGATATTAATTTAAATTTTTATGGCAGATTATTTAGAGAATTACTACCAGAAACCCTTTTTAATCTGTTTTTTATTGGTGTAATTAACATAAAATTTGTTCCAATAATCTTATTCGGTTATATTTTTATATTTATTGTCACAAAATACTTATTAAATATTTTGAAAAAAATCAAAGAAGATTCCTTAATTTTTGAAGAGGTAATGAATAGTATTTTAATCCGTGGCATAACAGAGATGGTCACCTTTCGAATTAACAAAAGATATAAAAAAGAAATTAGCAATTATAAGCAAATGGCCAATGCAACAACCCATAATCTGACAAAAATGACCATGATCCATGAATTTTTCTTTGGTTTTTTTGCCTTACTTGTAGCCATTATTAAGTTGTTGATTGTGATATTGGCTTTTACAAATATCATAACCATTAGTTTAGGTGGAATAGTCGCTTTAGTGACCTATGCTGATCGTATCTATACCCCAATTGCTATATTTAATGTCATCTTTGTTCAATATAATTTAGACAAAGTATCTTATCATCGTTTACAAGATTTCTATGAAACACAAGAAGATAATGCCCTATTTATCAAAGGAAAAACAGTAAGAAAGATTCAAACGATTCATATAGAAAACTTAAGTTTAACGATTCAAAATAAACAACTATTAAATTCCATAAATTTAAATTTGGAGAGTAACAAAGTGTACGGCTTAATTGGTAAAAGTGGTGCTGGTAAATCAACATTGGTAAAAATAATCTTAGGCTTATTCAAACCAACACAGGGAAAAGTATTGGTTAACCATGAAAGCCTATCGAGCTATAATTTGAATGACTACTATGACCATATTTTTTACTTATCTCAGGAATCGCCAATTTTTCAAGGAACGTTAAAAGAAAATATTATTTTTGATAAAGACATACCGGATACAAACATTATAGCAGTGTTAAAAAAATGCCAATTAACTCATTTCTATCATTCACTTGAGGAAGGATTATATACACAGATCGGTGAGAAAGGAGCAAATATTTCTGGTGGAGAAAAACAACGTATTGCCTTTGCTCGAATGTTCTTCTCAGATGCTGAAGTAATTATTATTGATGAAGCTACTTCAGCTTTAGATGAAAATACGGAAGCAAAAATACTAGCTGAAATTAAAAAACTGTTTAAAAATAAGATTGTACTTATGATTATACACCGACCAAAGAATTTAGCATTTGTTGATGAAATAATCGAGCTTAAAAACTAG
- a CDS encoding antibiotic biosynthesis monooxygenase family protein: MSLTVMITYTGKEDHAKQFMEEMIEQGIVNKIRAQEGNERYEYYLPVEDQHSILLIDRWKNQSALDIHHQSDMMKQIAILRKKYQLSMKVETFATD, from the coding sequence ATGAGTTTGACTGTGATGATTACATATACTGGAAAAGAAGACCATGCAAAACAATTCATGGAAGAAATGATTGAACAAGGTATCGTGAATAAAATACGCGCACAGGAAGGGAATGAACGGTATGAGTATTATTTACCTGTAGAAGATCAACATTCTATTTTACTAATTGATCGCTGGAAGAATCAATCAGCTTTAGATATTCATCATCAATCGGACATGATGAAACAAATCGCAATATTACGTAAAAAATATCAACTAAGCATGAAAGTTGAAACATTTGCAACTGATTAA
- a CDS encoding ABC transporter permease, which yields MKAIYLFGLKKELLSVRALVIGSIFSLVSFLITNYSQSLVLFIDGKSPAIEILFGVYAILGFLFSTILFSNIVTTEYRSQTFRYVIPYASRMKIYLAKFLLMITYFLVVTSIGLIVLLVGRNQFYIPINKLINLFIFYTYVESLTLLLSTISANERFSSLLGIILSISFPILYAFIYFKNNAILDVFDWILPFRYLESSWEIGILVIITIFIFYIGEYFFERKDL from the coding sequence ATGAAAGCGATATATTTATTTGGTTTAAAGAAAGAATTATTATCAGTTAGAGCACTGGTAATAGGATCGATATTTAGTTTGGTATCTTTTTTAATTACCAATTATTCTCAATCTTTGGTATTATTTATTGATGGAAAGTCTCCGGCTATTGAAATTTTATTCGGAGTATATGCGATTTTAGGGTTTCTATTCTCTACAATTTTGTTTTCTAATATAGTTACAACTGAGTATAGAAGCCAAACGTTTCGTTATGTAATACCTTACGCTTCAAGAATGAAGATCTATTTAGCAAAATTTTTATTGATGATTACTTATTTTTTGGTGGTAACTTCAATAGGGCTAATAGTTCTTTTGGTTGGTAGAAACCAGTTCTATATTCCTATTAACAAATTAATCAATCTATTTATTTTTTATACATATGTTGAATCATTAACATTGTTGTTATCTACCATTAGTGCAAACGAGAGATTTTCTTCCTTACTAGGAATTATTCTAAGTATCAGCTTTCCCATACTCTATGCATTTATTTATTTTAAAAACAATGCAATTTTAGATGTATTTGATTGGATACTACCATTTAGATATTTAGAAAGTTCATGGGAAATCGGAATCTTAGTAATAATAACAATATTTATTTTCTATATTGGAGAATACTTTTTCGAAAGAAAGGATCTTTAA
- a CDS encoding putative ABC transporter ATP-binding protein produces MKKKISFIQACIGIYDTYIFDEPTSGVDEPSAIKMLGIVENLKAKGAGILLTSNNLDELERVSDYIYIIEYGKIINEGTVEDIILNNTRTFPPKYTLILEDSPLVVPLLDKISNIELTIINQNRIEIEMIEDNDQIREIIYILLNNNVKFSEFYRSKINLRESVYAQ; encoded by the coding sequence ATGAAAAAGAAAATTAGTTTTATACAAGCCTGTATCGGAATATACGATACCTATATTTTTGATGAACCAACATCTGGTGTAGATGAACCTTCAGCCATAAAAATGTTGGGGATAGTGGAGAATTTAAAGGCAAAAGGTGCAGGAATCCTCTTAACTTCTAACAATTTAGATGAACTTGAAAGAGTATCAGATTATATTTATATAATAGAATATGGGAAGATCATTAATGAAGGAACAGTAGAAGATATAATTTTAAATAATACTAGAACATTTCCTCCAAAATATACTTTAATTTTAGAAGATTCACCTCTTGTAGTCCCATTATTAGATAAAATTTCAAATATTGAATTAACAATTATTAATCAAAATAGAATTGAAATTGAAATGATAGAAGATAACGATCAAATTCGAGAAATAATATATATCTTATTGAATAATAATGTTAAATTTAGTGAATTTTATAGAAGTAAAATCAATTTGCGAGAAAGTGTTTATGCTCAATAA
- a CDS encoding glycoside hydrolase domain-containing protein: MDQMVLATQKWLNKTYGSVNGFNKVAENGRTGWPTIFALRRALQHEMGITALSDNFGPTTERLFKEQVEPTFNGKGTPKTNIVKILQGGFWCKGINPRVSGSEALDGMYTKFTKEAVEKFQKMAGLSPDGYLSTMLMKALLDMSAFALLGDANIRLMQQELNRKYNAYFGLLPCDGIYQRETNQALIYALQAEIGMDTETANGNYGPGTTAKTPTLVEGNSGNFVKILQWALYVNGFNKSGSFNGSFTSEVGQEVKKFREFMNLNPYTTIADMTVIKGLLSSAGNTDRSATACDMATQLNKQQVQLLKDKGYSIIGRYLTGSVGTGANKKDKNLTTSEIQNITDAGLNIFPIYQDGGWEESYFNKENGAKDGQLAHQAAFNLGFPYGTTIYFAVDVDIQDGDIAGTVLPYIKKVQSVLASKGMYQTGIYGTRNVCQRAVDTGAVKSCFISDMSTGFSGNLGFSMPKEWAFDQFYEHEDLGFPIDKVAVSYRDSGVNQFNTTEESLVQQQAAQLLKKLKWTTLDTVNINLNTEYHIVPTFSVDVYFKVAASWENNNPKAGYSLVVSNGNVDKIKYSDPLQEELNKYSDILKLQGDQQIETVINSLAPTIGNGVIETGICARDGKIGMKFIIKKQIKETIEGHEIQTSLTLTAEIYTTPLNPAPIPVPKYKELYNDIVEGLSTINWGKVALGMGALALMGIAITVAAALAPAIAEFIEGIFTVLNLV; the protein is encoded by the coding sequence ATGGATCAAATGGTCTTGGCAACACAAAAATGGTTGAATAAAACTTATGGAAGTGTGAATGGGTTCAACAAAGTAGCAGAAAATGGCAGAACAGGTTGGCCTACCATCTTTGCGCTACGAAGAGCGCTTCAACATGAGATGGGTATTACTGCTTTATCTGACAATTTTGGCCCAACAACTGAAAGATTATTCAAAGAACAAGTAGAACCAACATTTAATGGGAAAGGAACACCTAAAACAAATATTGTTAAAATTTTACAAGGTGGGTTCTGGTGTAAAGGAATTAACCCTAGGGTGAGTGGTAGTGAAGCACTTGATGGGATGTATACTAAATTCACCAAAGAAGCCGTAGAGAAATTTCAAAAAATGGCAGGTTTAAGTCCTGATGGTTATTTATCAACAATGTTGATGAAAGCATTACTGGATATGAGTGCTTTTGCTTTATTAGGAGATGCAAATATCCGGCTTATGCAACAAGAATTAAATCGAAAATATAATGCTTACTTTGGTTTATTACCCTGTGACGGTATTTATCAGAGAGAGACGAATCAGGCGTTAATTTATGCCTTACAAGCAGAAATAGGAATGGATACAGAAACAGCTAATGGCAATTACGGACCTGGAACAACAGCTAAAACACCAACATTAGTAGAAGGAAATAGTGGCAATTTTGTTAAGATTTTACAATGGGCATTGTATGTCAATGGATTTAACAAATCTGGTTCTTTCAACGGCTCTTTTACAAGTGAGGTAGGTCAAGAGGTTAAAAAATTCAGAGAATTTATGAATTTAAATCCTTATACAACAATTGCTGATATGACTGTAATCAAAGGCTTGTTATCAAGTGCCGGCAATACAGATCGTTCAGCTACTGCTTGTGATATGGCGACACAATTAAATAAGCAACAAGTTCAACTTCTTAAAGACAAAGGTTATTCCATTATTGGTCGTTATTTAACAGGAAGTGTTGGAACTGGCGCCAATAAAAAGGATAAAAACTTAACAACTTCAGAAATACAAAATATAACCGATGCCGGTTTGAATATTTTTCCTATCTATCAAGATGGTGGTTGGGAAGAAAGTTATTTTAATAAAGAAAACGGTGCTAAAGATGGTCAGCTTGCTCATCAGGCAGCTTTTAATCTAGGATTTCCCTATGGAACAACGATTTACTTTGCGGTTGACGTAGATATTCAGGATGGTGATATCGCAGGAACAGTCTTACCTTATATTAAAAAAGTTCAATCTGTATTAGCTTCAAAAGGCATGTATCAAACAGGAATCTATGGGACAAGAAATGTTTGTCAAAGAGCAGTCGATACAGGCGCAGTAAAAAGCTGTTTTATTTCTGATATGTCGACTGGATTTAGTGGCAATCTAGGATTTTCTATGCCGAAAGAATGGGCATTTGATCAATTTTATGAACATGAAGATTTGGGATTCCCTATCGATAAGGTGGCTGTATCCTATAGAGACAGTGGGGTTAATCAATTCAATACAACGGAAGAAAGCTTAGTTCAACAACAAGCCGCTCAGCTTTTAAAGAAATTAAAATGGACGACTCTTGATACTGTCAATATTAATCTGAATACAGAATACCATATTGTTCCTACCTTTTCAGTGGATGTTTACTTCAAAGTAGCGGCATCTTGGGAAAATAACAATCCTAAAGCAGGTTATTCATTGGTCGTATCAAATGGAAATGTAGACAAAATAAAATATTCTGATCCACTACAAGAAGAACTAAATAAGTATTCAGATATTTTGAAATTACAAGGAGATCAGCAAATTGAAACAGTAATCAATAGTCTGGCACCTACCATTGGTAATGGAGTCATTGAAACTGGCATCTGTGCCCGTGATGGTAAAATTGGGATGAAATTTATTATTAAAAAGCAGATAAAGGAAACAATAGAAGGACATGAAATCCAAACAAGCTTAACCTTAACTGCTGAAATTTACACAACACCGTTGAATCCAGCGCCTATCCCTGTACCTAAATATAAAGAACTATATAACGATATTGTAGAAGGGCTTAGCACAATAAATTGGGGAAAAGTAGCTTTAGGTATGGGAGCTTTGGCTCTTATGGGAATAGCCATAACGGTCGCTGCTGCCCTTGCACCAGCTATAGCAGAATTTATAGAAGGAATTTTTACAGTTTTAAATCTAGTTTAA
- a CDS encoding ATP-binding cassette domain-containing protein, translated as MLTVQKITKSFKENQILTDVSLQLHPGQLIHISGINGSGKSTLFKIITGLIAADQGTVKIDNEDIIGALIENPGFLEYENAMTNLKFLGNLNKRFNQTKVIDLMNQFELSPNGQQSVSKYSVGMRQKLGIIQAVMEDQNIILLDELTRGLDANGIKQFIILLETLKKENKSVIVASHDYIEGLVYNKSLNLKNGQLIDK; from the coding sequence ATGCTAACTGTTCAAAAAATAACAAAGTCATTTAAGGAAAATCAAATTTTAACAGATGTTTCACTACAATTGCACCCCGGTCAATTAATACATATTTCTGGTATAAATGGTTCAGGAAAATCTACCTTATTTAAGATCATTACTGGTTTAATAGCAGCAGATCAGGGGACAGTAAAAATTGATAACGAAGATATCATTGGAGCATTGATTGAAAATCCTGGCTTTTTAGAATATGAAAACGCCATGACAAATTTAAAATTTTTAGGAAACTTAAATAAACGTTTCAATCAAACAAAAGTGATTGATCTTATGAATCAATTTGAACTAAGTCCGAATGGGCAACAATCTGTATCAAAATATTCGGTTGGTATGCGTCAAAAGCTGGGAATTATCCAAGCAGTCATGGAAGATCAGAACATTATTCTTTTAGATGAACTAACACGTGGATTAGATGCCAATGGGATTAAACAATTCATTATTTTACTTGAAACACTAAAAAAAGAAAATAAAAGTGTCATTGTTGCTAGCCATGACTATATAGAAGGGTTGGTTTATAATAAATCATTGAATTTAAAAAACGGACAATTAATAGATAAATAG
- a CDS encoding ABC transporter ATP-binding protein — protein sequence MNSIIINIKNVTKEIALFKSNNLIRIIDDISLEVNKGEFLSIVGPSRSGKSTLLNIISGLSTPTSGEVFLEAQNIYKLNSTKLARLRRERIGFIFQQYNLISALPVFENISLQLKLSHQKVDKIQIDKLLNSINFEPKSSASIDSLSGGEKQKVAIARVLATNCEIIFADEPTGALDSVSSEKVFEILREITNQGKTVIMVTHNIEIASRTDRAVVIRDGKIQNILSNPTEASLLHEIARNL from the coding sequence ATGAACAGTATAATTATAAATATCAAAAATGTAACCAAAGAAATAGCTTTATTTAAATCTAACAATTTAATAAGAATAATAGATGATATTTCTCTTGAAGTAAACAAAGGTGAGTTTTTAAGTATAGTGGGTCCGTCTAGATCTGGTAAAAGTACATTATTAAATATTATCTCTGGTTTATCAACTCCTACAAGTGGTGAAGTCTTTTTAGAAGCTCAAAATATATACAAGCTAAATTCAACAAAGTTGGCTAGATTAAGAAGAGAGAGAATTGGATTTATTTTTCAACAATACAATTTAATTTCTGCTTTACCAGTATTTGAAAATATTTCTCTACAATTAAAACTAAGCCATCAAAAAGTTGATAAAATTCAAATTGATAAATTACTTAATAGTATTAATTTTGAACCTAAGTCATCGGCAAGTATTGATTCTCTCTCTGGAGGGGAAAAACAAAAGGTTGCTATAGCAAGAGTATTAGCAACTAATTGTGAAATTATATTTGCAGATGAGCCAACTGGTGCCTTAGACTCAGTCTCAAGTGAAAAAGTATTTGAAATTTTAAGAGAAATAACTAATCAAGGAAAAACAGTGATAATGGTCACTCATAATATTGAAATAGCATCAAGAACTGACCGGGCAGTTGTCATACGTGATGGGAAAATACAAAATATTTTATCGAATCCTACTGAAGCTTCACTTCTTCATGAAATAGCGAGGAACTTATAA
- a CDS encoding membrane protein produces the protein MNYVLCELKLMFKSKLFLFSLALSMLSIGVGISGNKLMVEMEKGLTIFFSGFSLSTSSILPLLAPLLAALPMADSYINDSQNNMTTAIFSRETKEQYFIKKFLSVGLSGWISLFLPLIMLLIANLIVYPTFSNAYMGVIGGAFSKIYESNQLIYAIILILNSSFFGFVYANIGLVSSFYFKNRYTCVFFPLCIYFFPSFIFPFLNLDKYEPVTTFDITSNTATNGILVSTQLFLLLGITFLVGYKKITKKDLGL, from the coding sequence ATGAACTATGTATTATGCGAGTTAAAATTAATGTTTAAATCTAAACTATTTTTGTTTTCACTAGCACTATCCATGTTAAGTATTGGTGTGGGTATTAGTGGTAATAAACTTATGGTAGAAATGGAGAAAGGATTAACGATATTCTTTTCTGGTTTTAGTTTGAGCACATCTTCTATCTTGCCCTTATTAGCACCCTTATTAGCCGCATTACCAATGGCAGATTCTTATATAAACGATTCTCAGAATAATATGACGACTGCAATATTCAGTCGTGAAACAAAAGAACAATATTTTATAAAAAAATTTTTAAGTGTAGGTTTATCTGGCTGGATTTCTCTTTTTTTACCTTTAATTATGTTGTTAATTGCTAATTTAATAGTATATCCAACCTTTTCCAATGCTTATATGGGAGTTATAGGTGGAGCTTTTTCAAAAATATATGAAAGTAATCAATTGATTTATGCAATTATTCTTATTTTAAATAGTAGTTTTTTTGGTTTTGTTTATGCAAATATTGGGTTAGTTTCATCATTTTATTTTAAAAATAGATATACCTGTGTATTTTTCCCATTGTGCATTTATTTTTTTCCTTCATTTATTTTTCCATTTTTAAATCTAGACAAATATGAACCAGTGACTACCTTTGATATAACTTCAAATACAGCAACAAACGGGATCTTGGTATCTACCCAACTATTTTTATTACTTGGTATTACCTTTCTTGTAGGTTATAAAAAAATAACCAAAAAGGATTTAGGTCTATGA
- a CDS encoding FtsX-like permease family protein, with protein MVSLAWLQFKYSWKIWIFSLPVFITCAFVINICLTNFFNFSNSSLINNDMSSNTQLFFIPIIFGGIMIPIVLRNIVKEILSGLRKQNNIQIILGMTPEYLAILSGLELAIASILGTIGGSILSTPFAQFFYNFLVSTQGVQQFPLMTIRFSFQSFLITLVLITIVTLYSGYIRSRRTFYKIQKNIENIKLKNRDRFYCLKVMFMLFLNISIIIYFLSLLPERVGINFFGILSILLIFSEIISISLLINVCGKIILLSFSKIFNIISNRFNLSLLNLATYSISEHYDTFKKIYIPITIISIFVSGFSSLLIDLPDGGDAGARTSNMVVFLSAPILIVLANTICMMMLLQEKETFEIKQLFVLGLRPLDIFLKKEFEILIFSFTTLIISLTYNFVLSLMFVRITQLFNKTMIWINIWFPSLLLSLAIFVLMSIVAIIKLINTKWDILDFNIDIDI; from the coding sequence ATGGTCTCACTGGCATGGCTTCAATTTAAATATTCTTGGAAAATATGGATTTTCTCCCTTCCTGTTTTTATTACTTGTGCTTTTGTAATTAATATCTGCCTAACTAATTTTTTTAACTTTAGTAATAGTAGTTTGATAAATAATGACATGTCTAGCAATACCCAACTATTTTTTATTCCAATAATATTTGGTGGTATTATGATACCAATAGTTTTAAGAAATATTGTGAAAGAGATATTAAGTGGCTTAAGAAAACAAAATAATATACAAATTATTTTGGGAATGACACCAGAGTATCTTGCTATTCTATCAGGCTTAGAATTAGCTATTGCAAGTATATTAGGTACAATAGGTGGTTCTATTCTATCAACTCCATTTGCTCAATTTTTTTATAATTTTCTTGTTAGCACCCAAGGAGTTCAGCAATTCCCTCTCATGACTATCAGGTTTTCATTCCAATCATTTCTTATCACATTGGTACTCATTACAATAGTAACTCTGTATAGTGGATATATTCGTTCGAGACGCACATTTTATAAAATTCAAAAAAATATTGAAAATATAAAACTAAAAAATAGAGATAGATTTTATTGTTTGAAAGTAATGTTTATGCTATTTTTAAATATATCTATAATTATATATTTCTTGTCCCTTTTACCAGAAAGGGTAGGCATTAATTTTTTTGGCATCTTAAGCATTTTATTAATTTTCTCAGAAATAATTTCTATATCATTATTAATAAATGTATGTGGAAAAATAATTTTATTATCCTTTTCTAAAATTTTCAATATTATATCAAATAGATTTAATTTATCTTTGCTAAACTTAGCAACTTATAGTATCAGTGAGCATTATGATACTTTCAAAAAAATATATATCCCAATAACAATTATAAGTATATTTGTTTCCGGATTTTCTTCACTACTTATTGATTTACCTGATGGTGGTGATGCAGGAGCTAGAACTTCAAATATGGTTGTCTTTTTAAGCGCTCCAATACTTATTGTATTAGCAAATACCATATGTATGATGATGTTACTACAAGAAAAAGAAACATTCGAAATAAAACAATTATTTGTTTTAGGTTTAAGACCCTTAGATATTTTTTTAAAAAAAGAATTTGAAATTCTAATTTTTTCATTTACAACACTAATAATATCTTTGACATATAATTTTGTGTTGAGTTTAATGTTTGTTAGAATAACCCAACTGTTTAATAAAACTATGATTTGGATTAATATATGGTTCCCTTCTCTTTTACTTTCATTAGCAATCTTTGTATTAATGTCAATTGTAGCTATAATTAAATTAATAAACACTAAATGGGATATTTTAGACTTTAATATAGATATAGATATTTAA